accgagtgaaccttctctgaacagcctccaatgcaagtatatcctttcttaaatatggagaccaaaacataGTAGACATACGATGTCCCGATCGGACAGAGGGCTGGTGGTACGAACCGTTCCTATCTTCACCACCTGCCCTGAAACACCACCTGGATCGTTCTTTTATCTCTCTTGAGGGGTGGGCCTGGAGTAGGATAtgggcaggaccatttaacctgtgatatgtcgggttctttgtctcaactcttgggtgaaaccctccttCACATTTACCCTCCCAGGGTTGGAGCCAGACAGGacgttcttggccttcagatgtttgaagCTGCCTGTCTTCAGATATTTATGTTCATGCTTTTCAAGTGGCTTTAGCTATTGCACCGTGGAATGAATCGCTCAATTCGAACACCAGTCTGGAGACTTTTTGGTCTCGAGTTATTTGTTCCAACCCACGATTTCTCACAAGCCGCCAAGACCTCGGTCTGAAAGGCCGTAGATGAAGTTGGAAGCTGTTTTCTGTGTTTCGGTTTCTCTCCTCAATCTTGCACTCGATGCCTTTTCTTATAGATGCTCCAAACTCTATTAGGACTCCTTCGGGATGACCAATTGTCTGTAAAGGAGACTTGAAGTGAAGGAAAAAGGAGGGATGCTTACCAAAGGCATTGTGACGATTCTTTGAATAATAGTCTCCTTAATGTATATCCCAACTTAGGGACCCTTAGAAGTTTAAATCAGTTTGTGTAAAAATATGATGCACTGTCATTATACACTACGTCAATAGAAAATGTTATAGGCCTTTAATGAGAATATTAATTTATACTAAAATGGAAACGTTAAAGACACACATCTTCCCTATTGGCAAAATCAAAAATACACCCATGGTATGAAATGGAGACAATCATTTGGAGAGTGAGCATTGCTATGCTTGGGGCAGTTAACTTCCGACATATcatcctttttaaaaaattgttctaCTAAATTAAAGTTTTCAAATGGAAGCTCTAATCACATCAAATTAACACTGGGGGTTATTTTGATATATTAACTAAAATATCATCATATTGGATCAAACATACTGCACTTTCTCCTAACCCTAAAACTTAATTAATTCCACGATTCGAACCTTAAATTGAGTAGAACAACAGAATGCTATATTTAAAAATGTGCTCTTATTTTAGCTCATCTGACACAAGATTTGTTTCTTTCTCCGATTACAAATGTTTATATGCCACTATAATCTACAACATTTTTTTATTCTCTATGTTAGACCTGTTTACAAATATAAATAGCACGATCATATGGAGGCAGTTTAAAATaaaccagcatgttttttttttattttttatttccttTAAATTTGTTTTAACTATAGGTGCTTCCATAAACTATAGGAGCTCACAAACCAACACCTATTCCAGTGCTGCTAACATTAACATTCAGAGCGTAAACCATTTCAACTGATCTAGAGGAGAACACACACCTCACCAAATCACCAGCCATAATAAAAAAAATGTCCGTCTCTAAGGAACCTTGTAATGGCTCTGAAGAAAACGCAACAATTGCTTTACCCAATGGGTCTCTAGATGTAAAGGATGGTCAGTATTCAAATGCATACACTTATAATGAACCCGATTCTGTGATTGAAATGGATTCAGTTGGTATTTGTCAGACTAGGAACACAAAAAGTTGTTATTACGAGGAAAGCCTTAAGTCAGACATGAGATCAGACAAAGCCAGCAGTGGTAATGCTGAAAAAAATGAAGTTGCGAGCGAGAAAATGTCCACTGATACACTCCATAGAAGTTTTCCAAACGCTACATTGGGAACTGGGAAAAGAAAGATAAACAACACTGTGACATTGCTGAAAACCAAATGCGGCAGTGGCAAATATAATTTGTACCCTGTAGTAACTCTAAGAGATATCATGAAAGACTTAAGTCTCTTGTCTAATGACATGCAAAATAATGGCATCAACCTCAGTTGTGGTACACTTAAAATTGACTCCAGCACCTTGCAAAGTAATGGAAGCAAAGTAGCAAACAATGAAAAGACAGGATTACAGTATAGTTTCTTTTCTTCAGTTGTGCTGGCTGGCAGTATTAGAAGCCCAGAGGAAAGCCTGCATATAAGACCTAATTCTCAGATGGCAAGCAGAAGGCAAGCAATGGAAAGAACGCAAAGGAAGGAAAGTGCTGACCATTGTGAACACAGGCGTGTTGAGTATGAGAAGTTTGACCCAGCCGACACGGACTCGAAACTCGAAACTCTCATCTCGTCCGCGGTATCGCCCAACAACAGCTTCTTTGAAAACATGTCTTCGCTGTACAGCCTGCCAGAACATCGGCACCACGCAAACTGTGAAAGCTCCAAAACTGGCATCCTGAAACACAACAGCCAGAATGAGGAGGGGAGCAACGCTGGACTGCTTTTAGCCGAGACCACGTGCAAAAAATATGCCCTGAGAAAAAAGACAATGATCCAGTACAATCGGGAAAACAGCCTGGAACAAATTGAGTTTGAAAAATACTGCAAGAATATCTCTCTCCCTTCAGCATCAGCAGAAGGATGTCAGGATTACGCAGCTGTCTCTCGGTTGCCTCTTAAAAGGACACCTTTCAATAAGAATCCGAAATCTAAATGCAAAGGAAGTCGCAAGATGTTGGTTAAGATAACGAAAGTCAATATTCAGAAGTACCTGATGCATGCAGAGAGGAAAACAAAAATGTGCCAAAAGGTTTTAACGCACAACAATTTGAGTGCCGGAGTCAAAATGGACTGTATCACTCTGCCCGAGCTAAGCACAGTGACAGTACCAGCAGTGAAGAAAGGTAGGAAAAACAAGATGGCAGCGTTGCCGACGGGTGATGTTCCTGTCGTCATCAAAAGGAAAAGGGGAAGGCCAAGGAAAGTGTTGCCTGAAGGTAGCACCGAAACCACCAATCACGTCAAAAGAAAGCCAAGGCATCACAAACTTTCTCCGCCACAGCCTACGTACATTGCAGGGTCCAATGACAGTACCACAGACTATGCAGACGTTTTGTCCAAATTGGCCTTTTTAACGAAGCAGAGCCTGATCCTGGGCCGATGCTCACCGCCCAGGTGCTGGTCCCCCAGTGACCCCGGGTCCTTTCAGCGATCGGCTTCCGTACACCAGGACATGTCTCAGTTTTACCGCACGTTAGCGGGCACGCGGAGGAGAGGCGGGAAAGCCGGCTGCTCGCGAGGCAGGCACGTGGGGCAGCTGGCAGAGTCGTCCTCCACTTTCAGCGACTTCTTCGAGGGGATCGGAAAGAGGAAACGGATATTCTTGGGCGAAACCAAACTGTATGCAAGAAAATGCAAATGGGGTACGGAGATGAAGGAGAAGCCAGTGCAGAGGAGGAAACCCTACAAGCGTGCGCTGCCATTTCCGGAGCACGGCATTTTTCAGAACATGAATGCTGAAAATTCAGAATGGGCACGGCAAAATGAAAACTGTTGGACTGTGAGTCAAGGTTATCCTTCAAAGCAACCAATCAGAAATGGCTTGTATCCATCTTATCCAGGGATATCCACACAATCATTTCCCAATGCTATTTGGGAATCGGGTTCCGTGTCCAGGAACGGATATTTGATGAGTCGTCTTTCCTCCAACCAAAGCAATGTTGCTCAGCAAAGTCCCGGCTGCATTGCTGGTTATTTCCGTTCTCTGCTTGATTCAGACGATTCTTCAGATTTGATGGACTTATCCTTTTCACAGGCTGGGCAAGAATCGTGTAACATAACTGGAAGTTTTGGAGTCAGTAACTCAACGCAGCCATCAAGACACTTGACACACTACCAAGACGGTTTTGATAAAACCAGTTCTCCTAACTGTGTTGGTAGCCAGCAACATGGAAGTCAAACAGGACAGGCTTATCCACAAATGATCCCGGAGAATTCTGATAGTGTTGATTATGGCTCCTCATATCATACTTCTGATACCGAAACTTTCCAAAGAATTGCTCCTCAGCCACCTCTCTCGCGACAGGCTGGCCTTTCGTGTCAACAAGCTCCAGATAACTACGGTCATTACAGTAATTACAGACCCAAAGTTCAAAGTTTCAGTAACTCAGATGTATTGCAGCAACCGCGAGAGTTCTCTGGTCTCGACTTTCTAGGCAACAGAGATTGTACATTTGGCTATGACGCAAGCAATAATGTTACTTCCTCTCAAGCCACCTCGACTGATACATACAGTCAACATGCAATTGGTTCAAACCTACACTTTACTAAGGCTTCTTCATTTAATTCTTTTAGGCCAGACCGCAGTCCTCTGACTTTACAAGCATCTTTAACTTCTGAGAGTCAGTCAGATGCAGCTTGTTCTATGGACCACACATCTCAGAAATATTTCAATTCGTTGCAGTTATCGGCTGATCCCACCAGGCTGGCATTTCCTCGCGGACTTCAACTGAGCTGCAAATCCAGTTTCAATCTCTGCGATGGGAACATGGCGTATTTTAATCACCATTATGGCCCGGTGCTGGACTGCAACCTGAACGAGTCAAAGGACATCTTGGATATTTCAAACTATACACCTCAGAAAGTAAAGCCGAGTTCGTTTCCCGAGGCGTTCACCGAATCGTCGCCCCATTTCGGCTCGCCGTTTGACAATTCCGAAGGCAGTGTTAACATTTGCAGCAGTATAGCAAGCGAAGAAAAATCCAGTCTCTCAAGCCTTGAGAAACTGATGATGGACTGGGATGAGACGACGCCCGTTGAAAGAGCTGGGCCAAAGGTTGGTTCCAAACGTCAGTGGAACCATCATGTACCGTTCCCCAGTGATTCCAAAGCTGTATATGGAAGGCGTAAACGGATTGACATGTCCAGCCCCTCTCCGTTAGTTTTTCCAGCATCTCCCCCATTTCCTTCCAGAAAGACTACGACACCAAGACAGATGAGGAATACCAGAAGCCCTTGTACTTCAAGTAAAAAAGAACAATCTGTTCGCAAATCAAAACTATTACATAAAGCTCAAGGAACAAATCCTGTATTCTCCGAAAGCACAGACTGCGGTTTAGATTATGCCTATAGTGGAGATAGCAGTATGCCCCCGACTCTTTCAAATGTCCCAAACTTTCAAGTACAAAAAAGTGACCAGAAGGAATATTGTAGCTTATATCCTTCAGGCTGTTCTACACCAATGCCCGATGAGAATTTCCCCCCAAGGTTTCCTGGTAATGACATGCAAGAGACTGTTTCTATGTATTCAGACCTAAAGCAATCTGCCTTAGAAGCAGAACCCTTTCAAAGCCCTACACAACTGCTCTCTGCCCAAGCACTGCAACATTCAAGAAACCAAGATCACGAAAGACTACTGTCCGATAACCAAGATCTTTTTAGTTTGCATACCCCAGGATATGTAGACAATCTAGAGTCGAATGAAGGGAAAAAACATCCAGCTTTTTATGACCCATTGGAAAACAGCACAGGAGCAGATGCTGCACACAGCACTACCGCAGCCAACAGAGATTTGCCAGTATCACAGCTCCGCTTTGGGGCTGAGAATCCAGTTGTTTTGGAAACCAACGCCAGATATTTGCAGAATTCTACAACTTATAGCTCATTCGATGAGAACAAGAAGGAAGCTGAAATGTCCCTGTTTGGGATGCAGAGAAGAAGCAATACACCCAGCACTGGACCCCAAATAATCCCTCTAAACACAGTAGCACAAATCGAGAAAGAAGCACAGAAGCTTGCTATCGATTACAGCAGTTCTGTTTATGCCAGTGCTACAATAAATACAGCCAATGCTTCTCCTGCCTCGAGTGATTCTTCAATACACGTGGACAGCAATTACACTGACAAACCAGGAAATCGCAGACAGGCAGCAATGGGCTTACTACTAGACCAAAATCAGGATGAGGTGTACACAGGAAATGCTTCACAATGACTTCTGATAACGTTACAAGAAAATCTGTGCAATTAGGTAAGAACATGTTATTCATTTATTTCCTCCTAGCTTTAGCCAGTGCTGACAGAATTGTTTCTCGGTATGAAGTATATTGTTTGTTCGTAGGCTCTACGACCATAAACAAATATATTATGTATGATGTGATACATTATTGGTAGACATTGATGCAGATCATGTTTCGCGTAAAACATTTGATAAGATGAAGAACTGTGTTTCTATATTGCAATTCAGGATAAAATGCTTTTTCTGCAAAAAAAAATCCTAATGTGTATATGTTTTGATTATAATCTAATTTTGTTTTACTCATGAATAAGAGCAGCACACCTTTAACGTTCTGGATGAAAAAGCCTTTATCTGATCAAGCACCCATCACACACCCCCAGAAAAAACCCACCAATCATCTTTTGTTATTCAGTCTTCCACAACCATTTTCAGCCACATTCCTGTTGCTTCTTAACAAGAGGAAAGGCTGTCCTCATTTTCTCTATTCATGGGgaatggtaaggccggcatttattgcccatccctaattgccccttaggaaggtggtgagctgccgccttgagccactgcagtccgtgtggtgcgtCGCAGTGGTTTTGTACAACAGAATGGCCATTGAAGAGTCGCAAAGAGGCCAGAGCGAGTaagagcagcagatttccttccctaaagatgggtttttaacaacaatgtgGTATTTTAATGGTTACCGTTACTGATGTgagctttttaatttcagatttattaactgaatttaaattccccagctgccatagcgagatttgaactcgtgtccctggatcattagtcccggCGCCTGGATCACTGGTCTAGTGACATAACTACTCTCTTAAAGCTCCCTCTCCcattataagaagataagaaataggagcaggagtaggccattcgataagatcatggctgatctgatcttgggcacagctccattttcccgcccgctccccataacccttgatgtcCTTATccttcaaaactctgtctatcttcaccctaaagttattcaatgacccagcccccacagctctctggggcagagaattccacagatttacaaccctctgagagaagaaattccttctcattttggttttaaatgggcgacaacttattctgagactatgcccctagttctagacgcccccatcagtggaaacatcctctctacatccaccttgtcgggctcctcagaatcttgtatgtttcaataagatcacctcccattcttctaaactccggtgacctACGCCTTTGTGTATTAGTTATTTAGGTGAGTATGACTTGATGTTCAATGCAACAAAACAACGTGCTGCAATCTGACTTTAACATCAGTGTCCGCTGCAGGAAGCCCTTGCTTGCAATCAATCACGGCTATGATTTTGCCTCTGACTGTTGTCTGCTATCTTAACCTTTAAAGTGAATTACAAGGAAGATGCCAAGTTGGATCACCTCAGCTCTTTTCCCGTACACATTCCCGCAAGACGAAActgcccatcccccccccccctcaaaaaagCAAATGTCGGGAAGGAAAGCAATTCCACTAAAATCCTCTTCCTCAGAGTCACGGGGCTGGGATAGAGCTTTTGTGGCCCTGATCAAGTTAAATTTCACCTCCAAGGTCTCCATTGATTTGAAATACAACATTTGGGTCAATGCCTCGATACTCATAAGTCAACCGACCTGTGACCTCAAGGCCCTGAGGTTAACCATCTAGTCTACTCTCACCAAATCAAAATTTTAACTGATGACCTGACCACCTTTCAGCTGAAGGATTCGTTAATGAAGGAAATATGCTGAATACacagggggcggggagggaggggtggggggtatgggtgggggtggaggggctaTGAGTGGGGTGGTAGGAGGTTGGGTGGGGTGGAAGGGGGGtatgggtggggtggagggggttatgggtggggtggagggggttatgggtggggtggagggggttatGGGTGGGGTGGAAGGGGGtatgggtggggtggagggaggtatgggtggggtggagggaggtatgggtggggtggagggaggtatgggtggggtggagggaggtatgggtggggtggaggggggtatGGGTAGAGTGGAGGGGGGTATGAATAGGTGGGGGGGTATGGGTAGAGTGGAAG
This genomic window from Pristiophorus japonicus isolate sPriJap1 chromosome 14, sPriJap1.hap1, whole genome shotgun sequence contains:
- the ahdc1 gene encoding transcription factor Gibbin, with amino-acid sequence MASRRQAMERTQRKESADHCEHRRVEYEKFDPADTDSKLETLISSAVSPNNSFFENMSSLYSLPEHRHHANCESSKTGILKHNSQNEEGSNAGLLLAETTCKKYALRKKTMIQYNRENSLEQIEFEKYCKNISLPSASAEGCQDYAAVSRLPLKRTPFNKNPKSKCKGSRKMLVKITKVNIQKYLMHAERKTKMCQKVLTHNNLSAGVKMDCITLPELSTVTVPAVKKGRKNKMAALPTGDVPVVIKRKRGRPRKVLPEGSTETTNHVKRKPRHHKLSPPQPTYIAGSNDSTTDYADVLSKLAFLTKQSLILGRCSPPRCWSPSDPGSFQRSASVHQDMSQFYRTLAGTRRRGGKAGCSRGRHVGQLAESSSTFSDFFEGIGKRKRIFLGETKLYARKCKWGTEMKEKPVQRRKPYKRALPFPEHGIFQNMNAENSEWARQNENCWTVSQGYPSKQPIRNGLYPSYPGISTQSFPNAIWESGSVSRNGYLMSRLSSNQSNVAQQSPGCIAGYFRSLLDSDDSSDLMDLSFSQAGQESCNITGSFGVSNSTQPSRHLTHYQDGFDKTSSPNCVGSQQHGSQTGQAYPQMIPENSDSVDYGSSYHTSDTETFQRIAPQPPLSRQAGLSCQQAPDNYGHYSNYRPKVQSFSNSDVLQQPREFSGLDFLGNRDCTFGYDASNNVTSSQATSTDTYSQHAIGSNLHFTKASSFNSFRPDRSPLTLQASLTSESQSDAACSMDHTSQKYFNSLQLSADPTRLAFPRGLQLSCKSSFNLCDGNMAYFNHHYGPVLDCNLNESKDILDISNYTPQKVKPSSFPEAFTESSPHFGSPFDNSEGSVNICSSIASEEKSSLSSLEKLMMDWDETTPVERAGPKVGSKRQWNHHVPFPSDSKAVYGRRKRIDMSSPSPLVFPASPPFPSRKTTTPRQMRNTRSPCTSSKKEQSVRKSKLLHKAQGTNPVFSESTDCGLDYAYSGDSSMPPTLSNVPNFQVQKSDQKEYCSLYPSGCSTPMPDENFPPRFPGNDMQETVSMYSDLKQSALEAEPFQSPTQLLSAQALQHSRNQDHERLLSDNQDLFSLHTPGYVDNLESNEGKKHPAFYDPLENSTGADAAHSTTAANRDLPVSQLRFGAENPVVLETNARYLQNSTTYSSFDENKKEAEMSLFGMQRRSNTPSTGPQIIPLNTVAQIEKEAQKLAIDYSSSVYASATINTANASPASSDSSIHVDSNYTDKPGNRRQAAMGLLLDQNQDEVYTGNASQ